DNA from Microbacterium sp. BK668:
CAGTTCATCTCCGGCATCATCATGCCCGCGATGATGTTCATCGGGAACCTCGTGTACGTCGCGATCGCCGTCGTGGGCGGACTGCAGGTCGCAGCGGGTCTCATGTCGATCGGCGACGTGCAGGCGTTCATCCAGTACTCGCGCCAGTTCACGCAGCCGCTCAGCCAGCTCGGATCGATGGCGAACCTCCTCCAGTCCGGCGTCGCGAGCGCCGAGCGCGTCTTCGAGCTCCTCGACGAGGACGAGGAGTCGGCCGACCCCAACCCCGCCGCGACGGCGCCCGAGTCGGCGAGTCACCTCGCCTTCGAGGACGTCTCGTTCCGCTACAGCCCGGACGAGCCGCTGCTCGACGGCCTCTCCCTCGAGGCCCACCCCGGAAGCACCGTCGCGATCGTCGGTCCGACCGGGGCGGGCAAGACGACGCTGGTCAACCTCATCATGCGGTTCTACGACGTGGACTCCGGCCGCATCACCCTCGACGGCGTCGACACGCGCACGATGACGCGCGACGACCTGCGCGCCCGGACGGGGATGGTGCTGCAGGACACCTGGCTGTTCGCCGGCACGATCCGCGAGAACATCGCGTACGGGCGACCGGATGCCTCGGAGGAGGAGATCGTCTCGGCGGCCACAGCCGCCTACGTGGACCGGTTCGTCCACGCGCTTCCCGACGGCTACGAGACGATGCTCGACGACGAGGCCACAAACCTCAGCGTCGGAGAGCGCCAGCTCGTCACGATCGCGCGCGCCTTCCTCGCCGACCCGCGGATCCTGATCCTCGACGAGGCCACATCCTCCGTCGACACCCGCACGGAGCTGCTCATCCAGCGCGCGATGTCGCGCCTCCGCGCCGATCGCACCGCGTTCGTCATCGCGCACCGGCTCTCGACCATCCGCGACGCCGACCTCATCCTCGTCATGGAGGACGGGGCGATCGTCGAGCAGGGCTCCCACGACGCGCTCCTGCGCGCACGCGGTGCCTACTGGCGGCTCTACAACGCCCAGTTCGAGGCGGCGATCGACGATGAGGCGTCGTCGGCGGCGCCCGCCCTGGTCGGCGCCCCGCCCGTGCCTACCACGGCGACCATCCTCGCCGCCACCGCGGAGGAGGACTTCGAGGCGCTCGAGGGGTAGTCCACTAGTATGTGAGCACGTCGGTGGGCCCGCTGGTCCGCCCTGGTTCCCTGGGAGATGGCGGCGTGCCGGAAGTTTCCACCCAGCATCGCTCGGTGCAGATCGGCGAGAGTTCGCACGGTGGCACGATCGAGCTCGCCTGGGCGGGCGCGACCCACACGGGCCGCCGTCGCGACGTCAACCAGGACGCGCTGCTGACCGAGTACCCGCTGTTCGTCGTGGCCGACGGCATGGGCGGACACCTCGGGGGCGAGATCGCGAGCACGAGCACGGTGGACCGGCTGCGCGGTGTCGTGGATGCCGGGAGCGTGACGCCGAAGACGATCGAGAAGGGCCTCGCGCGGGCCGTGAAGGACATCGCGTCCCACCCCGAGACCACGGACGACGGCACCGGCACCACCCTGACCGGTGTCTACCTCGACACCGCGGAGAACCCGCCCCACTGGGTGACGCTGAACATCGGCGACTCGCGGGTCTATCTGCTGCGCGACGGTGCGATCGCCCAGGTCACGACTGACCACTCGGTCGTGCAGGAGCTCGTCGCCGCGGGACGTCTGAGCCCCGAGGAAGCCGAGAACCACCCCTACGGGAACGTCATCACCCGCGCGGTCGGGCCGAGCGAGAGCGTGGCGCCGGACTACGTCAGGCTCGACGTCACCGACGGCGATCGGTTCGTGATCTGCTCGGACGGCCTGACGAAGGAGCTCACCGATTACGGCATCCAGCACTTCCTGACCGAGAACGCCGACCCCGCCGACGCGGTGTCGTCGATGATGGACGCGGCTCTGGAGAACGGCGGGCGGGACAACATCACGATCATCGTCCTGGACGTGGCGATCCCCGCCGCCTCCTCCACAGACGCCGGCTGACCCCCACCTCTCCCCGGACGGGGAACCGATCGCATCCGCGGCGGACCGCTCCGGCTTGGCTGGGACGGTGGCATCCTTCGCTTCGCTGCTCGATCCGGCGTTCGACCCCCTCGACGAGCCGCTGACCCTTCCTGCCGAGCCGTCGGCGCCACGTCGCCCTTCGGTGCCGATCATCGCGACCGCCGTGCCGGTGGCGGGCGCCGTCGGGCTCTGGCTGCTGACGGGTTCGGTGCTCTCGCTGTGGTTCGCCCTCCTCGGACCGCTCATCGCGGGCGCGACCCTCCTCGACGGGCTGCGCACCGCCCGTCGCGAGCGACGGCGGACCGCGCACGAGACGGATGCCGCGCGCGCCCGTGTCGCAGCATCCGTCGACGCACGCCACGAGCGCGAGCGTGAGCGGCGCCGCAGCCGTCACCCCGATGTGGCGGGCTATGTGGCCCGCGAGAGCGAGGTGTGGCGGGCCGCCCCGGGCCGCTCAGAGTCGCTCGTCGTCGGACACGGCGACGCGCCCAGCGGGCTGCACGTGGCCGGCGGTGGCTCCGACCCCGCGAGCGTCGCGCTCCGACGGCGCGCGCTCGTGCTCGCCGGCGCGCCCGTTCCGGTGCCCGTGGCGGGCGGGATCGCCGTCGTCGGTCCGCCGGTCCTCGCCTCGGCGGTGTCGCGCGCCCTCGTGCTGCAGGCATGCCTGGCGACTCCGCCCGGCGAGCTGCGGATCGTGGGGACGCCGGCCCCCGTCGACGCGTGGGTCGAGGCGCTTCCGCATCGGCGCGCGACGACGGGGAGGGCGCTGGCCCTGGTCGGAGAGGGCGAGCCGGTCCCGGTCGGGGCCGACACCTACATCGCCCGCGCGGCGCCGGGCGGTCCGCTGCCTCCCGGCTGCGGCACAGTCCTCCAGATCGACGCTCCGGGGCGCGCGCGCGTCGACAGCGTCGGGAAGGCGCATGTCGTCGCGATCGAGGGGGTGTCGGATGCCCAGGCCCGCCACCTGGCGGCGCAGCTCGCCATGCTCGCGCGCGACCTGCCGGGTGCCGACTCGCCGCCGACGGAGCCCGTCCTGCTGGCTCCGCTCCTTTCCGATCCGCCCTCGGACGGGCTCGCGGTGGTCATCGGAGTCGAGGCGGGGGCGCCCGCCGTCGTCGATCTCGTGGCGGACGGTCCCCACGCCGTCGTGGCGGGCATGACCGGCAGCGGGAAGAGCGAACTGCTCGTGACCTGGGTGCTCGCGCTGTGTGCGACCCGCTCGCCGCGCGAGGTCAGCTTCCTCCTCGCGGACTTCAAGGGCGGGACCGCATTCGACGCCCTCGCCGCACTGCCGCATGTGACCGGCGTCATCACGGATCTCGACGGCGACGGGGCGCGGCGGGCGATCCAGAGCCTGCGAGCCGAGGTGCGCTGGCGCGAGGGCGAGCTCGCGAAGGCGGGGGCGCGCGACATCCTCGACGCACGTGTCGATCTTCCTCGTCTCGTCGTCGTCGTCGACGAGTTCGCGGCCCTGCTCGGCGACCATCCGGAGCTGCACGCGGTGTTCACCGACATCGCCGCGCGAGGGCGGGCGCTGGGCATGCACCTCGTGCTGGGCACGCAGCGGGTCTCGGGGGTCGTGCGCGATGCACTGCTGGCGAACTGCCCCCTGCGCATCAGCCTGCGGGTCGCCGACCCGGCCGACAGCCGTGCCGTCGTCGGAACCGAGGAGGCTGCGCATCTGGCCGGGGGCGACGGGGCGAAGGGCGTCGCGCTGATCCGGGGATCCGTGGATGCCGCGCCCCGGCGCGTGCGCATCGCGCTGTCGTCTGCGGCCGATCTGGCGCGGATCGTGGCGGAGTCCGACCCGCATCGCCCGCGACGGCCGTGGCTCCCCGACCTGCCGAGGCGGATCGATCTCGCCGACCTGCTACGCCATGCCCCGAACGCCGAGATCGTCCTCGGGCTCGCGGACGAGCCCGACGCTCAGCGCCAGGTGCCGGTCGAGCTCCGGCGGGAGGACAGGGGAGTGCTCGTCGTCGGCTCGGCCGGCACGGGCAAGACGACGGCCCTGCGCACGATCGCCGCCCAGGCTCGCGATGCCATCGTGATCCCGCCGGACCCCGAGCGGGCGTGGGACCTCGTGGGCGCTCTCACGGAGGAGCCGCCGGCGCGAGGCACCGTCATCGTGATCGACGACCTCGACGCCCTCGCGGTCCGCTTTCCCCACGAGTACGGCCTCGAGCTCTGCGAGCGTCTCGAACGACTCGCCCGCGGCGCCGGCGACCATGGGCACCTGATGGTCGCGTCCGCGCAGCGCCTGGCCGGCGCGAGCCTGCGCATCGCCGATCTTCTTCCCCGGCGCGTCGTTCTGGGCGCCTCCTCGCGCGCGGAGTACCTCGCGCTCGGAGGCGAGAGCGCGCACTTCTCGCACGATCAGCCGCGGGGGCGCGCCCGCATCGACGGGCGCGCCGTCCAGATCGCCCAGGCTCCTCCGGTGGCCGAGCCCTCCGAGCCGGAACAGCGAGCGTGGCGTCCTGTCGAGGGGATCACGGGGTTCGCTGCCCGCAGGTCCGCCGCCGCCCGCGCGATGCTCGGAGCGTGGGAATCGGAAGGCGCGCACATCATGACGGTCGGCCAGGCGGCGGCCCTCGGCCTGCCGCAGCTCGCGGGCCGGGCGGGGCGCACGGTGATCGTCGGCGACGGCGAGGACTGGCAGCGGCAGTGGCAGCTCCTCTCGGCGGTGCGTGACGAGCACCGGCTCGTCATCGATCCCTCGGTGAGCCCCGACTTCCGGGCGCTGAGCGCGGATCGGGCGCTGCCGCCGTACTGCGCGCCGGGACGGGCGCGGGCCTGGCTGTGCCGGGACGGCCTCCCGCCGGAGCGGATCGTCCTTCCTCCGGCCGACGGAGCCGGGGCAGGGACCGCCCGGGAAGGGTGAGCGTGACCGGATCGTTCCTTGACCGCCTTCGGACGGCGGCCCTACGTTTCCTCTGTGTCTACTACCCCGATCGACCTGAACCGGCCCGACGGCAAAGGTCTCAAGGCGGGGGCTCTCGGACTGTGGGGATCCACAGTCATCGGCCTCGCCTCGACCGCTCCCGTCTACTCCCTCGTCGCGACCCTCGGATTCGTCGTGCTCGCCGTCGGCGCGCAGGCGCCCATCGCGTTCATCATCGCGTTCGTCCCGATGCTGTTCATCGCGTTCGCCTACCGCGAGCTCAACAACAGGGTCCCCGACTGCGGCACCACCTTCACGTGGGGCACCAAGGCGTTCGGCCCCTGGGTCGGATGGCTGGGCGGCTGGGGGGTCGCGGTGGCGGGGACCATCGTCCTCGCCAACCTCGCGCAGATCGCCGGGATCTACTTCTGGGCGCTGATCGACGGCATCGTCCGCAGCTCCGACGACGCGCTCCTCGCCGAGAACGTGCCGCTCGTGACCGCCACCGGCGTGGTCTTCATCGCGGCCATGACGTGGGTCAGCTGGCGCGGTGTCGAGATCGGCGAGCGCATCCAGAACGTGCTCCTCGCGATCCAGTACCTCGCCCTCGCGATCTTCGTCATCGCGGCGCTCTGGCAGTTCTTCGCCGGCACGGCGCCGGATCCGACGCCCCTCGAGCTGTCGTGGTTCAACCCGTTCGCCTTCACCGACTGGTCGGGATTCATCGAGGCGATCCTGCTGGCGATCTTCATCTACTGGGGATGGGACACCTGCCTCGCCCTCAACGAGGAGACCAAGGACCCCAAGCGCATCCCTGGCCGCGCCGCGCTCCTCACGACCGTCATCCTGCTCGTCACCTACGTCGGCGTCACGGTCGCCGCGATGATGTACGCGGGACTCGGCGAGACGGGGACCGGGCTCGGCAACGAGGCCAATGCCGACGACTTCTTCCTCGCCATAAAGGACGGGCTCCTCGGTCCCGTGGGCTGGGTGCTGGTCGTGGCCGTCATGATCTCGGCCATCTCGTCGACCCAGACGACCATCCTGCCGACCGCCCGCGGCACGCTGGCGATGGCGGCGTACAAGGCGCTGCCGAGGCGGTTCGCCCGTGTCCACCCCGAGTACAAGACGCCCTCGTTCTCGACGCTCACGATGGGCGTCGTGGCCAGCGTCTACTACGTGGGGATGACGCTGATCAGCGACAACATCTTGCAGGACTCGATCCTGTCCCTGGGCCTGGCCATCGCCTTCTACTACGCGATCACGGGCTTCGCCTGCGTGTGGTTCTTCCGGAGCGAGCTGTTCACCTCGAGGAGGAACTTCTTCTACAAGTTCCTCTTCCCGCTCCTGGGCGCACTCATGCTGACATACGCGTTCATCCAGTCGGCGATCGACATGTACGACGTGGACTACGGCTACACCGTGCTCCTCGGCATCGGAGGCACGTTCGTCATGGGAATCGGCGCGCTGGCCGTCGGCGTGCTGCTGATGCTGCTGTGGTATGTCTTCCCGCGCTCGAAGCCCTTCTTCCGGGGCGAGAGCCTCAACCGCGACACCCCGGTGCTCGTGCCCGAGGATCCCGCCGACTACGCGCGTTCGATCGACGGCGGACTCGTCTAGCGGCCCGCTCCGGCGGTCCGGACTCGGACCGCCGGAGCGGGTACCGTCTCTCAGCGGAGCGCGTCGGCCAGCGGCGCGAGCTCGAGCCCGTGCGCCGTCGCCACCCCCTGGTTGACGACGGTGCCGCCGACGGTGTTGAGGCCCGCGGCCAGCGCCGCATCGCGCGCGAGCGCCTCCTTCCACCCCGACCGCACGATCTGCCTGATGTAGGGCAGCGTCGCGTTGGTCAGCGCCGAGGTCGACGTGTTCGGGACGGCCCCGGGCATGTTGGCGACGCAGTAGAACACGCTCCCGTGCACCGGGAACGTGGGGTCGGCGTGCGTCGTGGGATGAGTGTCCTCGAAGCACCCGCCCTGGTCGACGGCGATGTCGACGAGGACGCTCCCGGG
Protein-coding regions in this window:
- a CDS encoding ABC transporter ATP-binding protein translates to MPAGRGPFGQVAPGEKAQNFGPSAKRLLSTLRVDMPLLILVLVLGTLSVALSVIGPKLLGDATNVVFAGFVSLQTPSGMTQQQVIDSLVAQGDQQQADMLSTMDFVPGAGIDFPKLAMIVTAVLLVYVFASIFGWLQARILNGVVQRAMNRLRMQVEDKVQRLPLSYFDKVQRGELLSRVTNDVDNIGQTLQQTLSQVVISLLTVIGVLVMMFLISPLLAVIALVTIPLTLMVTVFVAKRSQTLFVAQWKATGVLNARVEETFSGHSIVKVFGHQKEVEAAFREENEEVYRASFGAQFISGIIMPAMMFIGNLVYVAIAVVGGLQVAAGLMSIGDVQAFIQYSRQFTQPLSQLGSMANLLQSGVASAERVFELLDEDEESADPNPAATAPESASHLAFEDVSFRYSPDEPLLDGLSLEAHPGSTVAIVGPTGAGKTTLVNLIMRFYDVDSGRITLDGVDTRTMTRDDLRARTGMVLQDTWLFAGTIRENIAYGRPDASEEEIVSAATAAYVDRFVHALPDGYETMLDDEATNLSVGERQLVTIARAFLADPRILILDEATSSVDTRTELLIQRAMSRLRADRTAFVIAHRLSTIRDADLILVMEDGAIVEQGSHDALLRARGAYWRLYNAQFEAAIDDEASSAAPALVGAPPVPTTATILAATAEEDFEALEG
- a CDS encoding protein phosphatase 2C domain-containing protein codes for the protein MPEVSTQHRSVQIGESSHGGTIELAWAGATHTGRRRDVNQDALLTEYPLFVVADGMGGHLGGEIASTSTVDRLRGVVDAGSVTPKTIEKGLARAVKDIASHPETTDDGTGTTLTGVYLDTAENPPHWVTLNIGDSRVYLLRDGAIAQVTTDHSVVQELVAAGRLSPEEAENHPYGNVITRAVGPSESVAPDYVRLDVTDGDRFVICSDGLTKELTDYGIQHFLTENADPADAVSSMMDAALENGGRDNITIIVLDVAIPAASSTDAG
- a CDS encoding FtsK/SpoIIIE domain-containing protein; translated protein: MASFASLLDPAFDPLDEPLTLPAEPSAPRRPSVPIIATAVPVAGAVGLWLLTGSVLSLWFALLGPLIAGATLLDGLRTARRERRRTAHETDAARARVAASVDARHERERERRRSRHPDVAGYVARESEVWRAAPGRSESLVVGHGDAPSGLHVAGGGSDPASVALRRRALVLAGAPVPVPVAGGIAVVGPPVLASAVSRALVLQACLATPPGELRIVGTPAPVDAWVEALPHRRATTGRALALVGEGEPVPVGADTYIARAAPGGPLPPGCGTVLQIDAPGRARVDSVGKAHVVAIEGVSDAQARHLAAQLAMLARDLPGADSPPTEPVLLAPLLSDPPSDGLAVVIGVEAGAPAVVDLVADGPHAVVAGMTGSGKSELLVTWVLALCATRSPREVSFLLADFKGGTAFDALAALPHVTGVITDLDGDGARRAIQSLRAEVRWREGELAKAGARDILDARVDLPRLVVVVDEFAALLGDHPELHAVFTDIAARGRALGMHLVLGTQRVSGVVRDALLANCPLRISLRVADPADSRAVVGTEEAAHLAGGDGAKGVALIRGSVDAAPRRVRIALSSAADLARIVAESDPHRPRRPWLPDLPRRIDLADLLRHAPNAEIVLGLADEPDAQRQVPVELRREDRGVLVVGSAGTGKTTALRTIAAQARDAIVIPPDPERAWDLVGALTEEPPARGTVIVIDDLDALAVRFPHEYGLELCERLERLARGAGDHGHLMVASAQRLAGASLRIADLLPRRVVLGASSRAEYLALGGESAHFSHDQPRGRARIDGRAVQIAQAPPVAEPSEPEQRAWRPVEGITGFAARRSAAARAMLGAWESEGAHIMTVGQAAALGLPQLAGRAGRTVIVGDGEDWQRQWQLLSAVRDEHRLVIDPSVSPDFRALSADRALPPYCAPGRARAWLCRDGLPPERIVLPPADGAGAGTAREG
- a CDS encoding APC family permease, which codes for MSTTPIDLNRPDGKGLKAGALGLWGSTVIGLASTAPVYSLVATLGFVVLAVGAQAPIAFIIAFVPMLFIAFAYRELNNRVPDCGTTFTWGTKAFGPWVGWLGGWGVAVAGTIVLANLAQIAGIYFWALIDGIVRSSDDALLAENVPLVTATGVVFIAAMTWVSWRGVEIGERIQNVLLAIQYLALAIFVIAALWQFFAGTAPDPTPLELSWFNPFAFTDWSGFIEAILLAIFIYWGWDTCLALNEETKDPKRIPGRAALLTTVILLVTYVGVTVAAMMYAGLGETGTGLGNEANADDFFLAIKDGLLGPVGWVLVVAVMISAISSTQTTILPTARGTLAMAAYKALPRRFARVHPEYKTPSFSTLTMGVVASVYYVGMTLISDNILQDSILSLGLAIAFYYAITGFACVWFFRSELFTSRRNFFYKFLFPLLGALMLTYAFIQSAIDMYDVDYGYTVLLGIGGTFVMGIGALAVGVLLMLLWYVFPRSKPFFRGESLNRDTPVLVPEDPADYARSIDGGLV